A region of Cyprinus carpio isolate SPL01 unplaced genomic scaffold, ASM1834038v1 S000006546, whole genome shotgun sequence DNA encodes the following proteins:
- the LOC109111481 gene encoding interferon-induced very large GTPase 1-like, protein MIQENTRKPQESDQINTYNRKRLEEKKIKHLFHKLHLEGKRCNKLITSDVLQITEHSLQFHESCAEEELVQTFLQKVLMMNYRARYIHVNKTSQQDHTQERYTDLSEDNADIFKAESLSNKGTRQPERIHPMDVQMAVFHCADGLLKQMMVTKLSQCQYALPLLVPDPFTQQIDYPLWTFRQIIKSWKMRNINNEIISQTQPIYKTETPMVFFFRFGSVSSSKSQLMNSLINEKHNTFFHRNCPGSSRTRELMDGVVEIAWFCPSGKNTDKFTDCVAFCNLHGDAGDHEKQLQILTEMASVNVVLLPKLDKNDRHAGIIQNLYKNKKPLICLFTKDESSVIEIKKGKFKIGLKDRNQSDVSEELIRTINDCVSESSSTFRLEDVSKHSDIRVDEEDDDDCRRGREAAQQMMSLLEKKDLREIKESFLPHQGKLWHQWSQKNRELHRPRAEEKEIDISRKQTEMMNIRQQQHSFKISDFIKFLLNTMNSQAEHEKMFFLKWLRILLDEYTSADLSALHHKYDETWSTSIKLKKKHCKSEQLKAEQIDLEKISEEIQAVTFGLEHIMREIGQIYESCSFVNENKKDLQVHFSSLPSLAAETLISGFPLELMDGDAAHVPVIWISAVLDQLIQKLGDQRVFVLSVLGLQSSGKSTMMNAMFGLQSAVCAGRTTRGAFMQLIRVSDEMKTQMNTDYILVVETEGLHARELAGRSTKDHDSELATFVVGLGNLTLINIFGENPSEMQDILQIVVQAFMRMKKVRPNPSCVFVHQNISEVTTGERNMEGRRRLQETLDEMTKLTAKDEDSDAECFSDVIRFDFQNDVKYFAPLCEGNPPMAPPNPNYCENIQELKKSILSHATQSYGRMLAHLKDHIKDLWEALLNERFVFRFRNALEISAYRKLETEYSKWSWSLRRAMMETKNKLHNKIENEVIHEVEEIDLQRELKKTSEEVNKSMSEFFEKDKDEDILIQWKTSFEIKIKELRENIIRETKRKLYEILQQRDLKKRIDALRTRHENTLYEKSKELALKLKTKTHDEERLNKKFDLIWKQSVKKIIKETPAIKDIDIMRDLREILSASYGTPVDHWKARRDVFSVMSYYDYVKVKRSGGFFTKAKGSALSKEDDIQIRSLVTDVVQQTDTIIQSFNISEMGYNICCIQQLTDYIKKRVTKHEEGSVKCVFKKQFFIDLVYSICKRANEMITDQQRLFRDANDPVIYAEKKRKKYYSIFQKYCHGAASASIFGEIICQKLKEPIEQSVYKKTARDLTDEMRINCESLNGNRSNLEKHILKTLAEEEEFDKYMNYIHNPRDLFKSFIRDEVSRYIIDKFSLSVLPRMKENIEFLQQKIMKAARESTEHVQVKRGDAGLWLKSFTQQISDEQIFSEKDFSGVKLDYVDFKLLEDVIRQELTALMSEISSRFNTETFPVNLDYKFRPDEIVIDHLCQCCWAQCPFCGATCTNTLENHDGDHSVGFHRVTGIAGLFYRGSRDLAVKICTSAVANRNQYFYPNNSDNLLPCTEYRKAGGVFADWSITPDLSDLPYWKWFVSRFKDNLENYYGKALVSSEIPDKWRKYSKQEAIESLDQYI, encoded by the exons ATGATTCA GGAGAACACAAGGAAACCACAGGAGTCAGATCAGATCAACACGTACAACAGGAAAAGAttggaagagaaaaaaataaagcatttatttcacaaaCTTCATCTTGAAGGCAAGCGCTGCAATAAACTGATAACTTCAGATGTCCTTCAGATAACTGAACATTCATTACAGTTCCATGAATCTTGTGCTGAGGAGGAGCTGGTTCAGACTTTCCTACAAAAAGTACTCATGATGAACTACAGAGCAAGATACATTCATGTAAATAAGACAAGTCAACAGGATCACACACAAGAAAGATATACTGACTTATCTGAAGATAATGCTGATATATTCAAAGCAGAGTCCTTGTCAAACAAAGGAACAAGGCAGCCTGAGCGAATTCACCCAATGGATGTTCAGATGGCCGTGTTTCATTGTGCTGATGGTTTGCTGAAGCAGATGATGGTGACTAAACTGTCCCAGTGTCAGTACGCTTTGCCTCTGCTTGTTCCTGATCCATTCACACAACAGATTGACTATCCTCTCTGGACATTCAGACAAATCATCAAGAGCTGGAAGATGAGAAACATCAACAATGAAATCATCAGTCAAACCCAACCGATCTACAAGACAGAAACTCCAATGGtgtttttcttcaggtttggCTCTGTGTCTTCATCCAAGTCTCAGCTGATGAACAGTCTGATCAATGAGAAACACAACACGTTCTTCCACAGGAACTGCCCAGGCAGCAGCAGAACCAGAGAACTGATGGACGGAGTGGTGGAGATCGCCTGGTTCTGCCCCTCTGGGAAAAACACGGATAAATTCACTGACTGTGTTGCGTTCTGTAATCTACACGGTGATGCAGGAGACCATGAGAAACAGCTGCAGATCCTCACTGAAATGGCCTCAGTCAATGTTGTTCTTCTACCAAAACTTGACAAGAATGACAGACATGCAGGAATAATCCAAAACTTGTACAAGAACAAAAAGCCACTAATTTGTCTTTTTACCAAGGATGAATCTagtgtaattgaaataaagaaagGGAAATTCAAAATTGGTTTGAAAGAcagaaatcagtcagatgtaTCTGAAGAACTCATAAGAACTATAAATGATTGTGTCTCAGAATCATCCTCCACTTTCAGACTTGAAGATGTGTCCAAACACTCAGACATCAGAGtagatgaggaagatgatgatgactgcaggagaggaagagaagcagcacagcAGATGATGAGTTTACTGGAGAAGAAAGATCTGAGAGAAATCAAAGAATCATTTCTGCCTCATCAGGGGAAACTGTGGCATCAGTGGAGTCAGAAGAACAGAGAACTACACCGCCCTCGAGcagaagagaaagaaatagacatcagtagaaaacaaacagaaatgatgAATATCCGTCAACagcagcattcatttaaaatcagtGACTTCATTAAGTTCCTCCTCAACACTATGAACTCACAAGCTGAACATGAGAAGATGTTTTTCCTTAAATGGCTCAGAATCCTCTTGGATGAATATACTTCAGCTGACCTTTCTGCTCTACATCACAAGTATGATGAAACATGGTCAACATctataaaactgaaaaagaaacattGTAAATCTGAACAACTCAAAGCTGAACAAATAGACCTTGAGAAAATATCAGAGGAGATTCAAGCTGTGACCTTTGGTTTGGAGCACATCATGAGGGAGATTGGTCAGATCTATGAATCATGTTCATTTGTTAATGAGAACAAGAAAGACTTGCAGGTTCACTTCTCTTCTCTCCCGAGTCTCGCAGCAGAGACGTTGATATCTGGATTtccactggagctgatggatgGAGATGCTGCTCATGTTCCAGTGATCTGGATCTCTGCTGTTCTAGATCAACTCATCCAGAAACTGGGAGACCAAAGAGTCTTCGTGCTGTCAGTTTTAGGGCTTCAGAGTTCTGGGAAATCCACCATGATGAACGCCATGTTTGGACTGCAGTCTGCCGTCTGTGCTGGCAGAACAACCAGAGGAGCTTTCATGCAGCTGATCAGAGTCTCAGACGAGATGAAAACACAGATGAACACTGACTATATTCTGGTTGTTGAAACAGAGGGTCTTCATGCTCGAGAACTGGCTGGAAGGTCAACAAAAGATCATGACAGTGAATTGGCAACATTTGTTGTAGGTCTTGGAAATCTGACACTGATCAACATCTTTGGAGAAAACCCATCTGAGATGCAGGACATTCTTCAGATTGTTGTTCAGGCTTTCATGAGGATGAAGAAGGTCAGACCGAatcccagctgtgtgtttgtgcatcagaaCATTTCAGAGGTCACAACTGGAGAGAGAAACATGGAGGGAAGGAGACGACTGCAGGAGACACTGGATGAGATGACAAAACTCACTGCTAAAGATGAAGACTCTGATGCAGAatgtttcagtgatgtcattagaTTTGATTTTCAGAATGATGTGAAGTATTTCGCTCCACTCTGTGAGGGTAACCCACCAATGGCTCCACCAAACCCAAACTATTGTGAGAACATTCAAGAATTAAAGAAATCTATTCTTTCTCATGCCACACAATCATATGGAAGGATGCTGGCACACTTAAAAGATCATATTAAAGATCTCTGGGAGGCTTTACTGAATGAACGATTCGTCTTCAGATTCAGAAATGCTCTGGAGATCTCGGCCTACAGGAAACTGGAGACCGAATACAGCAAGTGGTCCTGGAGTCTTCGCAGAGCCATGATGGAAACCAAGAACAAATTAcacaacaaaatagaaaatgaagTAATTCATGAGGTTGAGGAAATTGATCTTCAAAGAGAACTGAAGAAGACAAGTGAGGAAGTGAATAAATCAATGTCTGAATTTTTTGAGAAAGACAAGGATGAAGATATACTGATTCAGTGGAAAACATcgtttgaaatcaaaatcaaagagCTTCGGGAAAACATTATCAGAGAAACAAAGAGGAAATTATATGAGATCCTTCAGCAGCGAGACCTGAAGAAAAGGATTGATGCTCTGAGGACACGACATGAAAACACTCTCTATGAAAAGAGCAAAGAACTTGCCTTAAAactcaaaaccaaaacacatGATGAAGAAAGACTGAATAaaaagtttgatttgatttggaaGCAGAGTGTGAAGAAGATCATCAAAGAGACTCCTGCAATCAAAGACATTGACATAATGAGAGATTTGAGAGAGATCCTCAGTGCCAGCTATGGAACTCCTGTAGATCACTGGAAGGCGAGACGCGATGTTTTCTCAGTGATGAGTTATTATGATTATGTAAAGGTAAAGAGATCTGGTGGGTTTTTCACAAAAGCTAAAGGGAGTGCTCTATCAAAAGAGGATGACATCCAAATAAGGTCATTAGTTACAGATGTTGTTCAGCAGACAGACACAATCattcagtcatttaacatttcagaGATGGGATACAACATCTGCTGCATTCAACAACTCACAGATTATATCAAGAAAAGAGTAACAAAACACGAGGAAGGATCTGTAAAATGTGtgttcaagaaacaattcttCATTGATTTGGTTTATTCCATCTGTAAGAGAGCAAATGAAATGATAACTGACCAACAAAGACTGTTCAGAGATGCCAATGATCCTGTCATATATGctgagaagaagagaaaaaagtaCTATAGCATTTTTCAGAAATACTGTCATGGAGCTGCATCAGCATCCATTTTTGGTGAGATCATCTGTCAGAAACTTAAAGAGCCCATTGAGCAGAGTGTCTACAAGAAGACGGCCAGAGATCTGACAGATGAAATGAGAATAAACTGTGAATCACTGAATGGAAACAGATCAAATCTGGAGAAGCACATCCTGAAGACACTGGCAGAAGAGGAGGAATTTGACAAATACATGAACTACATTCACAATCCCAGAGATCTCTTCAAGAGTTTCATCAGAGATGAGGTCAGTCGGTACATCATTGATAAGTTCAGTCTCAGTGTTTTACCCCGGATGAAGGAGAACATTGAATTCCTGCAGCAGAAGATCATGAAAGCAGCTCGTGAATCCACTGAACATGTTCAAGTGAAAAGAGGAGATGCTGGTTTGTGGTTGAAGAGTTTCACACAGCAGATCTCAGATGAGCAGATCTTCTCTGAAAAAGACTTCAGTGGAGTGAAACTTGATTATGTTGATTTCAAACTCCTAGAAGATGTGATACGACAAGAACTTACTGCTTTAATGTCTGAGATCAGCAGTAGATTCAACACAGAGACGTTTCCAGTAAATCTGGACTACAAATTCAGGCCAGATGAGATTGTAATTGATCACTTGTGTCAATGCTGTTGGGCTCAGTGTCCGTTCTGTGGAGCCACCTGCACCAACACCTTAGAAAACCATGATGGAGATCACAGTGTTGGTTTCCACAGAGTAACTGGAATTGCAGGGTTGTTTTACAGAGGATCAAGAGACTTAGCTGTTAAAATCTGCACATCAGCAGTAGCAAACAGAAATCAGTATTTTTATCCCAATAACTCAGATAATTTACTTCCCTGCACAGAATACAGAAAAGCAGGAGGAGTTTTTGCAGACTGGAGCATCACCCCCGACCTTTCTGATCTGCCGTACTGGAAGTGGTTCGTGAGCAGATTCAAAGACAATCTGGAAAATTACTACGGTAAAGCTTTGGTGAGTAGTGAGATCCCAGACAAAtggagaaaatattcaaaacaggAAGCTATTGAGAGTTTGGATCAATACATCTAA